The Acidobacteriota bacterium genome segment CCTGATCAGGACCGAGCATTTCCTGCCGGCCATCCAGGAAGGCATCCGCCGCGAGCAGGCCGAGGTCGACGCCATCACGGCCGACAAGGCCCAGCCGACCTTCGAGAACACCATCGCCGCCCTCGACCACGCCGGGATCTTCCTCACCGAGGTTGACAGCGTCTTCAGCTCGCTCCAGAGCGCGCTGACGACCAAGGAGCTCCAGGCCGTCGACCGCCAGACGGCGCCCCTGCTGGCCGCCCACGCCGACAACATCTCCCTTGACGGGAAGCTCTTCGCCCGGGTCAGGGCCGTTTACGATCAGCGCCAGGCCCTCGGCCTCAACCGCGAGGAGCTCTTCCTCCTCGAGAACACCTACAAGAATTTCGTCCGCGGCGGCGCCCTCCTCGACGCCGCGCAGAAGGCCCGCTTCCGCGAGCTCAACCAGCAGCTCGCGCTGCTGACCGTCAGCTTCGGCGAGAACGTCCTGGCCGAGACGAACGCCTTCCGCCTGATCATCGACAACAGGGCCGACTTGGCCGGCCTGCCGGCCTCGGTCGTGGCCATGGCCGCGGCCGCCGCGAAGCAGGCCGGGCTCCCCGGCGGCCAGTGGCTCTTCACCATCCACGTCCCGAGCATGACTCCGTTCCTGACCTATTCCGAGCGCCGGCCCCTGCGCGAGAGGATCCACCGGGCCTACTTCATGAAGGGCGACAACGACAACGAGTTCGACAACAAGGAGAACGTGCGCAAGATCGCCGCCCTGCGCCTCGAGCGGGCCAAGCTCCTCGGTTACCCGAGCCACGCCGCTTACGTTCTTGAGCGCAACATGGCCAAGACGCCGGAGAAGGTCAACGAGTTCCTGGCCAAGCTCTGGACGCCCACCCTGGCCAAGGCCAGGGAAGAGGCGGCCGCGCTCCAGGCCCTGATGGACCGCGACCCGAAGGCCGGCCGGGGCGCGCTCGCCTCCTGGGACTGGTGGCTGTACACGGAGCGGCTGCGCCAGCAGAAGTACGCCCTCGACGACGAGGCCCTGCGGCCCTACTTCAAGCTCGACAACGTCCGCGACGGCATCTTCGCCCTCTGCGGCAAGCTCTACGGCCTGAAGTTCATCCCCCGGCCCGAGCTGCCCCGCTACCACCCGGACGTCCAGGTCTTCGAGGTCCAGGAGGCCGACGGCAGCCACACCGGCATCCTCTATATGGACTTCCACCCGCGGCCGGGCAAGCGCAGCGGGGCCTGGTCGGGGGCGTTCCGGCGCTCCTACTACGAGCGCGGCGTGCGCGTCCCGCCCATCTCGACCATCACCTGCAACTTCACCGCTCCTGCTGCCGACGCCCCGGCCCTGCTTTCTACCGACGAGGTCGCGACCTTCTTTCACGAGTTCGGGCATTCGCTGGCCACACTCTTCTCGCAGTCCCGCTTCCGGACGAGGACGGTGGCCCGCGACTCGGTCGAGCTGCCGTCGCAGATCATGGAGCACTGGTGCTTCGAGCCCGGGCTGCTGGCCCTCTACGCCAGGCACTACAAGACCGGCGAGGTCATCCCCGCGGCGCTCGTCGGGAAGCTCGAGAAGAGCAAGCTCTTCAACCAGGGCTTCCTGACCGCCGAGTACCTGGCCGCCTCGATCCTCGACATGGCCTGGCACACGGCCGCCGATCCCGGCGCCGCCGACGTTCGGGCCTTCGAAAAGGAGGCCATGGACGGGATCGGGCTCATCCCGGCCATCGTGCCCCGCTACCGCTCGACCTACTTCAGCCACATCTTCAGCGGCGGGTACTCGGCCGGCTACTACGCCTACATCTGGTCGGAGGTCCTTGACTGCGACGCCTTCGAAGCCTTCCGGGAGAAGGGTGTCTTCGACAGGGCCACGGCGGACTCGTTCCGCAAGAACATCCTCGAGCCCTTCGGCACCGAGGACCCGATGACCCAGTACGTGAGGTTCCGCGGCGCCGAGCCCAAGATCGACGGGCTGCTCAGGAACCGCGGCCTGACGGTGAGCAAATAAGCCGGGATCGAAAGAAGATCCGACGGGAAGCTTTGACGGGAGGGTCAGACCTGCTTTTCGTCCAATAACGGGCAAAAAGCAGGTCTGACGCTGTCTTGTTTTCTTATTTAAGGATATAAACGAGACCGGCGGAGATGGCGAAGGTCGTGTGGCCGCCCTTTTTCAGGTCGAAGGTCAGGCCGGGCTGGACGACGAGCAGGGCTTTCGGCGCGAGGCCGTAGACGACCGGAACGCCCGCCGCGAACGAGGCCATCGAATCTTCGCCGCTGACCGCGTAGCCGCTGGGATCCGAGAGCTTCAGCCTGGTGCTGGAGTAGGCGATCCCGGCGTAAGGCTGCAGGTAGGCCGCCCCCGAAAGACGGACGTCGCGATAGACCGTTCCCCCGATCATCAGCGTATTGGCCCACATCTTGAAGTCGATCAGGTCGAGGTCAGGCGACGAGAAGTTGTCCCGGGCGTAGCCGACCGTGACCGACACCGAGACGGGCGATTTGGACGAGTTCTGCTTGATGACATGGGCCGTGAGCTGCGGGGTGAGCGAGGCGGCCGCAAGGGAGGTGAATTCGCCGGCGTCGGAGTAGGTCACGTGCCCGGCCGAGAACGAGAGGTCGAATACCCCCGCGAGCCCGATGCTCAATCCCCCCGATAAGCCGTGGGCGGCGCTGTCCGTGGCGTAGGCGCCGGTCAGGCCCAGGCCGTACTGCCCAGCCTTCAGGAAGCTGCTCTGGGGGAACGCGGCCAGGGCGCTCAGGAAGAACAGGCCGATAAAGGCGACGGACGCTTTCTTCCCCATCATCATTTTCATTGCTGCGCCTCCTTGACCGCCATTATAACGGTTCCCGAGGGCGGATAGAATAGAAACGGGGATGTTTCAATTTTCGGAATGTCCCCGCCCTCGGCCGCCGGCTCGATGTCCGCCCGAAACGAGGCCCGACGGAACGCAAGCGGGCGAAGCTCAAAAGGCTAGTCGAGGCCGGCGGCGGTGCGCAGGCCGGCCGCCTTGTCCGTCTTCTCCCAGGTGAAGTCCGGATCGTTGCGGCCGAAATGCCCGTACGCCGCCGTCTTCTTGTAGATCGGCCTCTTGAGCTTCAGGTGGTCGATGATGTCGGCCGGCCGGAGCGGGAAGAGCTTCCTGATCAGCCCGGCGATCTTCTCGTCCGGGATCTTGCCCGTCCCGAACGTATCGACGAACACGGCCATCGGATCGGGCACGCCGATCGCGTACGACAGCTGAACCTCGCACCGGTCGGCCAGCCCGGCGGCGACCACGTTCTTGGCGATGTAGCGGCAGGCATAGGCGGCGCTCCGGTCGACCTTGCTCGGGTCCTTCCCGGAGAAGCAGCCGCCGCCGTGCCGGCCCATGCCGCCGTAGGTGTCGACGATGATCTTGCGGCCGGTGACGCCCGTGTCGCCCTCGGGCCCGCCGATGACGAACCGGCCGGTCGCGTTTATAAAGACCTTGGTCTTCTTGTCGAGGTACTTGCCGCACACCGGCCGGATGACCTTCTCCAGGATCAGCTTTCTCAGCTCGCGCTCCGAGAGGTCGGCGATGTGCTGTTGGGCGATGACCACGGCCTCGAGCCGCGCCGGCTTGCCGCCGCGGTATTCGACCGTGACCTGGCTCTTGCCGTCCGGCCCCAGGGCGTGGCCGGCGTTGTGCCGCCGGACCTCGGCCAGCCTGGCCGTCAGCCGATGGGCGAGCATGATCGGCAGGGGCATCAGCTCCGGCGTCTCGTTGCAGGCGAACCCGAACATCATGCCCTGGTCGCCCGCGCCCTGCCGCCGCTTCTCGGCCTTGCCGACCCCGCGGGCTATGTCCTTGCTCTGGGCGTGGATGGCGACCCAGACGCCGGCGTCCTCGCAGTCGATGCCGTAGCGCGGGTCCGTATAGCCGATCTCCCGGAGCGTCCGCCGGACGATCTTCTGGACGTCGGCGTAGCCGTCCGTCGTGACCTCGCCGGCGACGTGGACCGTGCCGGTCGTCGTCAGGGCCTCGATGGCCGTATGGGTTTCCGGATCCTGGCTGAGCAGGTCGTCCAGGATGGCGTCGCTGATCTGGTCGCAGATCTTGTCAGGGTGGCCTTCGGTGACGCTTTCGCTCGTGAAATAATATTTTTCGCTCATCTCGCACCTCCGCGCGGCCGAAATCAAGGAGGCCATTATGGGCCATCGCGCGATTTTGTCAATGCCGCGCGTCACATTTTCACGTCTCCGGGTCAGTTGACTCGGGCGGGGATTCGGCCTATCGTTGAATCATCTGGGGGAGCACGAAGTTGGACTGCCCGCGGTGCGGGGCCCCGAACCCCGGCAACTCCCGCTTTTGCGCGGCCTGCGCCTTTCCGCTCGCCGCAACCGGCGCGCCTGACGCGTCCGCCGCGCCAGCCGACGCTTCCACCGCCCCGCCCTCCGTCACCACGACTGTCGACCCCTTCGCCCGCGCCCCGGCCGCGGCTGCCGTCGTCGCCGGCAAGTACCGCATCCTCGGCGAGATCGGCCGCGGCGGCATGGGCGTCGTCTACGAGGCCGAGGACCTGCGCCTGAAGCGGCCGGTCGCCCTCAAGTTCCTGCCGGCCGGGCTGACCGACAACCCCGAGGCCCGCGAACGCTTCGTCCACGAGGCCCGGGCCGCCTCGATCCTCGACAACCCCCACATCTGCACCATCCACGAGATAGGCGAGAGCGAGGACGGCCGCATGTTCATCGCCATGGCCCTTTGCCGCGGCGAGAGCCTGCGGACGATCATCCGCCGCGGCGCGCTCCTCCCGGCCGAGGCCCTGTCGCTCGCCGCGCAGGTGGCCGAAGGCCTGGCCGCCGCCCACGCCGCCGGCATCATACACCGCGACATCAAGCCGGCCAACATCCTGGTCACCTGGGAGGGCACGGCCCGCATCGCTGACTTCGGCCTGGCCAAGATCGCCGGCCAGGCCCGCCTGACCCGCGACGGCCGGGCCGTCGGCACGGTCGCCTACATGTCGCCCGAGCAGCTCCAGGGCGCCGACGTGGACGCCCGCTCCGACGTCTGGTCGCTCGGCATCGTCCTCTACGAGATGCTGACCGGCTCGCTCCCGTTCCGGGGGGAGAACGAGCATTCCCTGGCCTACGCCATCGTCAACGGCGGGGCGCCGGCGTTCGACGCCCTCCCGGCCGGCACGCCGCCCGGCTGCGCCGAGATCCTCGAACGGGCCCTGGCCCGGGACCCGGCCGGCCGCTATGCCTCGGCCGTCGAGATGGCCGGAGCCCTCGAGGCCGTCAACGAGAAGACCGGCTATTCCGGGCACGTCCACGCCGTGGCGGGGGAGAGGCCGTCTGTCTCGGGTGCCAGTCCCCGGCCCCGGGCCCTTCCGCCGCTGGCCCGGCTGTCCATCGCGCTTTCCGCCGTCCTTGTCGTTCTCGTCGGGGCCGTCTTTCTCGGCCTCCCGCGCAAGGTCGCCGTCCTCCTCGGCTTCGTCTCTGCGCGTCCCGAAGCCTCGCGCCGCATCACCGTCTTTGCCCCGGCCGTCCTGGGCGAGGCCGCGTCCGACCGCGTCCTGGCCGCCGGCCTCGCGGAATACCTCCGCGTCAGGCTCGACGCGATCGCCCGCGCCTCCCGCTCCTGGGTCACGCCGGTCGACCATCTCTACACCTACGACGTGCTCGAGGCGTCCGACGCCTTCCGCGTCCTCGGCTCCAACGTCGTCGTCGCCGGGACGCTCAGGCGCGTCGGCGACACCCTGACCCTGACCCTCGACGCGCTCGACCCGGTCCGGGCCAGCCGCCTGGCCTCGGTGCAGAAGACCGACCATATCGCCAACATCGCCACCTGGCGCGACGATCTCGTCCGCGAGACCGCCGCCCTGGTCGGATTGGCGATGCCGGCTTCCGCCTCCCTGCCCGCCGTCACGACCGTGCCCGGGGCCTTCGAGGCCTACCTCCGCGGCCTCGGCCACCTGGCCCTCAGCTACGCCGAGGCCCAGGACCCGGCCTCGCCCGCCTGCGCCGAAGCCCTCGCCTCGGCCATAGCGGCCCTCGAGGAAGCGGTCCGCCTCGACCCCTCCTTCACGGAAGCTTCGATCGACCTGGCCGAAGCCTGCCGGATGAAGGCCGTCCCGGACAAGGACCCGGCCCCGGCCGCCCGGGCCGAGTCCCTCATCCGCGCGGTGCTGGCGACGAACGGCGGCCTGGCCCGCGCCCACCTCGTTCTCGGCGCGATCCTGCGTCGGCTCGGCCGAGACGCCGAGGCCCGCCCGGAGATCGAACGGGCCGTAGCCCTCGATCCCCTCTGCTACGACGCCCAGATCAGGCTGGCCTACGTCTACGAGGACGCGAACGAGCCGGCCAAGGCCGAGGCGGCCTACCGGGCCGCGATCAAGGCCCGGCCCGGCTACTGGGCCGGCCGGTCCTTCCTGGCGATCTTCCACTTCTATCGCGGCGACTACGTCCGGGCCAGGGAAGAGCTCGAGGCCGCCAGCCGCGACTGCCCCGGCAACATCGTCGTCCTCAACGACCTGGGAGCCGTGCACTTCAAGCTGGACGCCTATGACCGGGCCATCGCCGTCTTCGAGCGCTCCAACGCCATCAAGCGCAACCCCGACGCCTGCGGCAACCTGGCCACCCTCTACTACTACAGCGGCCGCTTCGCCGACTCGGTCAACATGAACGAGGCCTCGCTCGGCTTCGGGCCGAGCGTTTTCGCCTACGTCCTCTGGGGCAACCTGGGCGACGCTTACAGCTTCACCACGGGCAACGGCGACAAGGCTGACGCGGCCTACGGAAAAGCCATCGACCTGGCCGAGCAGGCCCTGGCCGCCGATCCCGGCAACGCCCGGGCCCGGGCCACCCTGGCCGTGGACCTGGCCAAGGCCAGGCAGGCGGCGCGCTCCCGCCGGGAGATCGAGGCCGTCCTGAAAGCCCGGCCCGGCGACACGGCCATCATGCAGCGGGCGGTCTTCGCCTTCGATCTCGTCGGGGACCGGCCGCGGGCCCTGGCGATCCTGCGCGAGTACGTCAAGCTCAAGGGCCCGATGGAAGAGATCGGCCGCGATCCGCTCCTGGCCGCCCTGCGCCGGGACCCCGGCTACGTCGCTATCACGTCGAAATGACGGATAGATCAGGCCCGCGAAGGAGGGGAATACGATGGCCAAAATAACAGTGAAACCAGGACCGCGCGAAAAGCCCGGGCCGAGGCCCAGGGCCGACGTCGTGGTCGGGGTCAAGCTCGGCCGGATCGCCTGCGAGCCGAGCTGCCTCTACGTCAACCGGGGGGACAAGATCGTCTGGCGCTTCGATCCGAGCCACGCCTACGCGGTCATCATCAAGGTCTTCGCCGGACCGCTCGATTGGGATTACGCGGTCGTCCGCCGGGGAGCAGGCCGGCTCAGGGCGGCCGTCGCCCGCGACGCCAAGCCCGGGTTCTATCCCTACGCCGTCGTCGCCGAGGTCGAAGGGCGGCTGCTCGTGGCGGACCCGGAGATCATCATCCCGCCGCCGAGGGGCGGCCACTGATCGAGGGCCGGGCCCGGGGGGAGAGAGGGAAGGGCGCCCGGCTCAGAACTCGCGGTCGTCGCGCTTGCAGTAGTAGTTGTAGGGGCTGATGTCCAGGCCGCCGAGATAGACCTCGCCGCGGTCGGCCCTTTTGAAGGCCTCGTGAGTGGGGAAGCCGTAGAGGATGGGGATGACCTCGTCCTTCTCGCGGCAGTACGGGCAGACGACCTCGAGCTTCCGGCCGTGCCCTTTCGGCGCGGGCCTTCGGCCGCGGGCGACGTGCCCATGCCCCTGGCCGTGTTCGTGCTCGTGGCCGCGAGCCGTCTCGCAATGCGTGTTCATCATCTCGCACCTTCCTTCGTACGCGCCCATTCCTTTTCGCCCTCCATGCTAGGGGCGGGCCGGCTAGCCCTCAATCGCCGCCGGGGGTGATAAGAGGGGGTATTTTCCGCCCCGGACAGGGGGGACTGTGATATAATCCCGGCGGGGAAACATGATCGGTGCCATCGCCGGCGACATCATCGGTTCGGCATACGAGTTCGGCCGGACCAAGAGCAAGGAATTCCCCTTGTTCGGGCCGAAGTGCACGTTCACCGACGATTCCGTCCTGACCGCGGCCGTGGCCCAGGCCATCCTGACGGACGGGGACTACGCCCGGGCGCTCCGGGAGTTCGGCCGGCGCCACCCGGGCCGGGGCTACGGCGGCCTCTTCCAGGGCTGGCTCATGTCGCCCGACCCCAAGCCCTACAACAGCTGGGGGAACGGCTCGGCCATGAGGGCCGGCCCGGTCGGGTTCGCCTTCGATACGGTCGAGGACGTCCTGCGCGAGGCCAAGCGCTCCGCGGAGTTCACCCACGATCACCCCGAGGGGATCAAGGGGGCGCAGGCCGCGGCGCTGGCCGTCTTTCTGGCCCGGACTGAGTGGGACAAGGACCTTATCCGGACCGAGATCACGGCTCGCTTCGGCTACGACCTTGACCGCACGGTCGAGGGGATCCGCCCGGGCTATAGGCACTACGAATCGTGCCAGAAGACCGTGCCCGAGGCCGTCATCGCCTTCATCGGCTCGGCGTCATACGAGGACGCCATCCGGAACGCGGTCTCGCTCGGCGGCGACGCCGACACGCTGGCCTGCATCGCGGGCGCCATCGCGGAGGCCTTCTACGGCCCGGTCCCGGCCGAGATCCGGGCCAAGGTCAAGGAGATCCTGTCGCCGGACCTGTGGCAGGTCGCCGAGACGTTCTGTCATAAATATAAGATCGTCTAGCTTCATCTCCTCATATTCCGCACCCTCGTATAGTGCCCTCTTTTCCTTTATCGGGGCTTTGCCCGGCCGCCGAGTGAGCATATAATCCCCGCTCGGAGGTTGCCCATGACGAGATCGCGCTTCTTCGCCAGGCTCGCGGCCGCGGCCCTGCTCGCCGCCGCAGCCGTTCCCGCCGCAGCTCTCCTGGCCCAGGAAAGCCCCTTTGTGCCGGAAAAGCTGGCCCGGACGCTCCGCAACGAGATCTCCGGCGACCGGGCCTACAATTACGTCCGCCGCCTGACGCCCTATCATCGCATCATGGGGTCCGACGCCTTCGTCCAGGCCGCGGAGATGCTGGCCGGGCTGGCCCGCGAGTACGGGTTCGAGAACGTCCGGGTCGTCCGGCAGAAGTTCGACGGGGGCATAAGCTGGGATCCCCGCTCCGGGAGGCTGTGGCTTCTCGGCCCCGACGAGGAGAAGCTCTGCGATTTCCCCGAAGTGCCGGTCTCGCTGGCGGTCTTCAGCCGGTCCGCGCGCGCGGAGGCCGAGCTCGTCGATGCCGGCCGCGCCGCCTCGCCGGAGGATTTTGCCGGGATCGACGTCGCCGGGAAGATCGTCCTGACCACGGCCCCGCCGGCCCTGGCCGTGCGGACCGCCGTCTGGGAACGGGGCGCGCTCGGCGTCGTGTCCTGCGCCAGCGTTCATCCCGAGGCCCGCTTCGACACGCCCGACCAGATCGCCTACATCAAGGTCCCCGCGATCTGTCCTCCGGGCCAGGCCGCCCCGTGGGGCTTCATGATCTCGGCGCGCCGTTATGGGACCCTCCAGGACCTCCTCCGGAAGGCCAAGGCGCGGGGGACGCCGGTCAGGGTCCGGGCCGAGATCGAGGCGGACGTCCGCGAGCCGGGCCAGCAGGCCTATCTCATGGCCGAGATCCCGGGCTCGGAGATCCATGACCAGGACATCGTCCTCGTCGCCCACCTGGACGAGGAAAGCACCTCGGCCAACGACAACGGCAGCGGCTGCGCCTCCATCCTGGAGATCGGCCGGGCCATCAACGCCCTCATCAGGGAGGGGCGGATCGCCAGGCCCAGGCGCGACATCGTCTTCTGGTGGCCGAACGAGCACACCTCGGAATACCAGCTGCTGCGGGAGCAGCCGGAGGCGCGCCGGTCATGGCTGGCGTCCATCAACCAGGACATGGTCGGGGCCCGGCAGGGGATGGGCTCGCGGATCCAGCACATCATCCGGACGCCGTATTCTATGCCGAGCTATCTCAGCGATGTCATCCAGTCCGTGGCCGAATACGTCATCCTGGGCAACACCTCGTTCCTGGCCGCCGAAGAGGCCGGGACGCCACAGCCGTTCGGCAAGCCGATCCTCGCGGCTTACGGGTCGCGCGAGCGCTACGGGGCGATGGTCATCCCGCACAGCGGGGCCTCCGACCAGGAGGTCTTCTGCGAGGGCGTCGTCGGCGTGCCGGGCGTCGCCCTGATCAATAATCCGGATCCCTACATCCACTCGAGCTACGACGACCTGCCGAACATCGACCCGACCCAGCTCGGGCGGAACGCCTTCCTGGTCGCGGCGGCCGCGCTGTTCCTGGCCGACGCCGGGGACAAGGACGTGCCTATGCTGGCCGGGGAGGTTTTCGGCCGTGGCCTGGAAAGGCTGGGCGCGGATCTGAGGACCGCCCTGGCCCGCGTCCGGGACGACAAGGCGGGCGCGCCGGAGCGGTCGTTCCGGGAAGCGCGGAACCTGCTCGAGCGGGCCGGGGAGAGGGAAAGCGCCGCGGTGAAGTCGGCGATCGTTTTCGCGTCGCCGGGAGGCGCAGGCGCGGACTACGCGGGCGAGCTGGCCCTCCGGATCGGCGAGAGAGCCAAGGACCTCGTCCGCGAGCTGGAAGCCGCGTTCCCCGCGGTCGCCGGGCGCGCCAGGAAGTCGGGCCCCGCGGGCGCCGGCGGGCTCAGCCCGGTCGAGAAGGAACTGGCCGCGCTCGTGCCGGTGAACGCCGCCAGCCTGGACGAATACTTCGGGAAGCGGGGCTGGAACGTCGCTTTCCCGGGCCTCCACCCGATCATGGCCAAGGAATGCTACTGCTTCGTCGACGGGAAGCGGACCGGCCTGGACATCTTCCGGGCCGTCCAGGCCGAGGCCCTGTCGGTCGGAGCATACTATTACGGAACGGTCACCCCGGAAGCGGTCCTGGGGCTCCTCGACGAAGCGGTCAAGAAAGGCGCCCTGAAGCTCCGCTGAGCGAACCGAAAATGGGGGCACGCACGTACGTGTCCCCGCTCATCCCGCGTTGCGGCTGGCGCTTCCTCTGAGCCGGGTTTTCCGTGAGAATCGGGCGCCGGTGCGGGCGTCCCTTATATCGACGGAGGGCCGGTCCGTGGTTATATTCATTGAGGAAACGTTGAACGCAGCGGACAGGGGTTCTACCATGGCCACGGCCGTCACCTCCGCCAAGGGGCAGGTCGTCATTCCCAAGAAAGAGCGCGAGCGGGTGGGGCTCCGGCCCGGGATGCGCGTCTCGGTCTCGGTCGTGGAGGATCACATCGAGATCCGGCCCCTGCCGGACAAGCCGGTCGAGCACTTTCACGGGTTCTATAAAAAGGGCGCATCCCTGACCAGGGCCCTGCTGGGCGAACGGCGGAAGGAGCGCCGGCACGAAGATCAGAAAGGTGCCTGACGCCTTCGCGCTCCTTTCCTACCTCGAGGGGGAAAAAGGGCAAAGCCGGATCAAAGAACTCCTGGCTTCGGAAACGACCGACTTGCCGATGAACGCCGTCAATGTCGGCAAGGTCTTCTATATCGTCGCCCGGGGACGAGGCCTGCGGGAGGCCGAATACTTCCTGGGCGTCATCTTGCCCAGCCTGCCGATCAGGGTGGGCGATAACTCGTTCGAGGATGCGATCTTATCCGCGCCGCTCCGAGCGTTCCATCTGCCGTATGGCCAGCTCGAGTTCCGCGATGAGCGCCGGGACGCCCGTCAGACGCCGCCGGAAGACATCCAGGAGCGAGCGGTAATACCAGAGCTCGTCCTCGCGGCCGGCGTTGAAGCGGTCCCAGACGGACGGCCCTTGGTCGCGCAGGTCGGCGGCGATGGCCCGGGCGTTGTGGAGCTTGTCCGCGGCGGAGACGAGGAGCACCGGGCGGTCGGCCGTCTCGAGATGGGCGATGTAGCGCTCCTTGCGCTCGCGCCAGGGCGGCTTCGGGTGGGCGCTCGAGTCGCTGCAGCCCTCGACGATCCGCAGGACCTCCGGGCCGAACGTGGCCACGGCCGCCCGCGCCTCCTCGGCCGGCCGGACGTCCTCGATCATGTCATGGAGGAGCGCCGAGACGGCCTCGTCCTCGCCGGCGCCGTGCTCGAGGGCGATGGCGCAGACGCCCATTAGGTGCGAGATGTAGGGGATGAGCCCGCCCTTCTTGGTCTTGCCGGCGAACTTGTCGGCCGCGACCCGGAAGGCCTCGGCCAGCTTTGTCGTCGTTGACCAGGGCCGGGGCGGCGGCGGGAAGCTGGGAAGCGAGGGGCTGACATCAGCGGACATCGGGGCGGCTCCTTTTCATTGATTTCGAGACTCTGTCTGATTATATTGCGCTCATACCAGGCCGGGCATAAGCCCGGAAGCATAACGGATCCACTCGCCCAAGCCAGCCAAAATCCCTTCAGTAGTCGAGACTCTGGCCCCGGTCCGGGGATCCGATAGCCATTTCCGGTTCATCTCAACCATGATCGACGAGACCCGTTTATCCTTTTTATAGAACTCCGTGGGAACCATAGTGCCGGCGAAAGGGGCATTCTCTTTCACGACAAGGCCACGTCCTTCGAAGAACCTGCGAGCCGCGGCGCACAGGATCCCCGGGGTATGGAACGGATCGGTGCCCAGGCAGACGTCGGGGCGGGGGACTTCTTTAGTTGGCTCATGGGGGAGCGGCGCGTCGGAGAACGAATGGACATCGATGATGAGGCAGCGGCCATGGCCCTGGAGAGCCGCCCGCGCCGCTCGGGCCAATTCCCGATGGTGCGGATCAAAGTACCTTCCCAGGAGGTCCTGCCTGGTCTCCTGCGTCAGCGTCCGAAGTTCCCGGCCCTTGTGCGTGCTCGTGTAAACGGCCCCCATGCCGGCCTGTGACATCGGCTCGTCGGCGTCGTTCCTAAAACGTTCGACGTCAACGACCAACCGGCTCACCGGCGCCACGATCACCCTGGCGAGACCGGGGTCGATCCGGACCTCGTTCGTATAGAGGTCCGTCATGATCAGCAGCTCATGCCGCAGCTCCTCGTCGGATAATAATATGGACGACCGGACATCCGACGGGATGTCCGTCGAGGCATGCGGGATATGGATGATCAAGGGCGTCGGCATGGGATCCTAATGTCCGCCGCTGACTTTATAGCCCATCTCCCTCAGCTTGGCCGCCCATCTCTTCTCGGCGGCCTTCGATGCGGCCTGGTCGTAATACCTAGTTTCGGGGGCCAGGTCCAGGCGCAGGCGCCGCCCGAATTTCCGGACGACGGGGGAAAAGAGGGGCCCGCGCCTGTTCCTCTTGCCCTTCCGATGCTCTTGGAAGCGCTCTTCTGGTGTCTTCGAGGTCTCGCCCACGTAAACGAATCCCTTTCCGGGATCCTTGCAGCCTTTCGGGTCGAGATCGATCACGTAGACTGTCCAGACTTTCGCGTCGCGGTTGACCGTGAATCCCTCTGCCTTGAGGCACTTGATTGCCGCCCGCTTTTCCTCGTCGGCTTCCTCCCGGAGCAGAAAGGGGCCCGACGTCAGGTCATCACGGAGCGCGATCAAGTGGTCCCGAAGCCAGTCGGGGCCTTTGCCCTTCAGCAGGGCCGCGAACCTGTTCGCCGGCTCCTGGGTCGTGATGGCCACATAGAGATTGGGCTTCCCGCGATCGCGGCGCGGCACGACGTCGTCGAGTTCGACCACCAGGACATAATTCCGCGGCTCTCGCATGGACCGCCGCGGCCGTCGCGTATAGAAGCGCTTCCTCAAGGCTTATGTGCCCCCGAAGAAAGCTATCATCGGCCGGCGTAGCCTGTCAACGGAGCAAGGCGCTTGAGGATGCCGCCCTCGCTTGGCG includes the following:
- a CDS encoding AbrB/MazE/SpoVT family DNA-binding domain-containing protein — protein: MATAVTSAKGQVVIPKKERERVGLRPGMRVSVSVVEDHIEIRPLPDKPVEHFHGFYKKGASLTRALLGERRKERRHEDQKGA
- a CDS encoding HD domain-containing protein; protein product: MSADVSPSLPSFPPPPRPWSTTTKLAEAFRVAADKFAGKTKKGGLIPYISHLMGVCAIALEHGAGEDEAVSALLHDMIEDVRPAEEARAAVATFGPEVLRIVEGCSDSSAHPKPPWRERKERYIAHLETADRPVLLVSAADKLHNARAIAADLRDQGPSVWDRFNAGREDELWYYRSLLDVFRRRLTGVPALIAELELAIRQMERSERRG
- a CDS encoding ADP-ribosylglycohydrolase family protein; protein product: MIGAIAGDIIGSAYEFGRTKSKEFPLFGPKCTFTDDSVLTAAVAQAILTDGDYARALREFGRRHPGRGYGGLFQGWLMSPDPKPYNSWGNGSAMRAGPVGFAFDTVEDVLREAKRSAEFTHDHPEGIKGAQAAALAVFLARTEWDKDLIRTEITARFGYDLDRTVEGIRPGYRHYESCQKTVPEAVIAFIGSASYEDAIRNAVSLGGDADTLACIAGAIAEAFYGPVPAEIRAKVKEILSPDLWQVAETFCHKYKIV
- a CDS encoding N-formylglutamate amidohydrolase, translated to MIIHIPHASTDIPSDVRSSILLSDEELRHELLIMTDLYTNEVRIDPGLARVIVAPVSRLVVDVERFRNDADEPMSQAGMGAVYTSTHKGRELRTLTQETRQDLLGRYFDPHHRELARAARAALQGHGRCLIIDVHSFSDAPLPHEPTKEVPRPDVCLGTDPFHTPGILCAAARRFFEGRGLVVKENAPFAGTMVPTEFYKKDKRVSSIMVEMNRKWLSDPRTGARVSTTEGILAGLGEWIRYASGLMPGLV
- a CDS encoding GIY-YIG nuclease family protein, with the translated sequence MREPRNYVLVVELDDVVPRRDRGKPNLYVAITTQEPANRFAALLKGKGPDWLRDHLIALRDDLTSGPFLLREEADEEKRAAIKCLKAEGFTVNRDAKVWTVYVIDLDPKGCKDPGKGFVYVGETSKTPEERFQEHRKGKRNRRGPLFSPVVRKFGRRLRLDLAPETRYYDQAASKAAEKRWAAKLREMGYKVSGGH
- a CDS encoding M28 family peptidase produces the protein MTRSRFFARLAAAALLAAAAVPAAALLAQESPFVPEKLARTLRNEISGDRAYNYVRRLTPYHRIMGSDAFVQAAEMLAGLAREYGFENVRVVRQKFDGGISWDPRSGRLWLLGPDEEKLCDFPEVPVSLAVFSRSARAEAELVDAGRAASPEDFAGIDVAGKIVLTTAPPALAVRTAVWERGALGVVSCASVHPEARFDTPDQIAYIKVPAICPPGQAAPWGFMISARRYGTLQDLLRKAKARGTPVRVRAEIEADVREPGQQAYLMAEIPGSEIHDQDIVLVAHLDEESTSANDNGSGCASILEIGRAINALIREGRIARPRRDIVFWWPNEHTSEYQLLREQPEARRSWLASINQDMVGARQGMGSRIQHIIRTPYSMPSYLSDVIQSVAEYVILGNTSFLAAEEAGTPQPFGKPILAAYGSRERYGAMVIPHSGASDQEVFCEGVVGVPGVALINNPDPYIHSSYDDLPNIDPTQLGRNAFLVAAAALFLADAGDKDVPMLAGEVFGRGLERLGADLRTALARVRDDKAGAPERSFREARNLLERAGERESAAVKSAIVFASPGGAGADYAGELALRIGERAKDLVRELEAAFPAVAGRARKSGPAGAGGLSPVEKELAALVPVNAASLDEYFGKRGWNVAFPGLHPIMAKECYCFVDGKRTGLDIFRAVQAEALSVGAYYYGTVTPEAVLGLLDEAVKKGALKLR